Proteins encoded in a region of the Isosphaeraceae bacterium EP7 genome:
- a CDS encoding arginine decarboxylase, pyruvoyl-dependent: MYVPKQLFFTKGVGTHREKLTSFEMALRDAKIACYNLVRVSSIFPPLCEETGIDEGVAQLMPGQIVHVVMSEAATAEPNRLIAASVGVAIPRDRSTFGYLSEHHAYGQTAKAAADYAEDLAAEMLATVLGVEFDPDGSWDEKREIWRIADVIYKTKEVTQTAVGHKDGHWTTVVAAAILLP; the protein is encoded by the coding sequence ATGTACGTACCGAAACAACTCTTCTTCACCAAGGGCGTGGGCACGCATCGCGAGAAGCTGACGAGCTTCGAGATGGCCCTGCGCGACGCGAAGATCGCCTGCTATAACCTGGTCCGCGTCTCCAGCATCTTCCCGCCCCTCTGCGAAGAGACCGGAATTGATGAGGGCGTCGCCCAGCTGATGCCGGGCCAGATCGTCCACGTCGTCATGAGCGAGGCGGCCACCGCCGAGCCCAATCGGCTGATCGCCGCCAGCGTCGGCGTGGCCATCCCCCGCGACCGGTCGACGTTCGGCTACCTGTCGGAGCACCACGCCTACGGCCAGACGGCCAAGGCCGCCGCCGACTACGCCGAAGACCTCGCCGCCGAGATGCTCGCGACCGTCCTGGGCGTCGAGTTCGATCCCGACGGCTCGTGGGACGAGAAGCGCGAGATCTGGCGCATCGCCGACGTCATCTACAAGACGAAGGAAGTCACCCAGACCGCCGTCGGCCACAAGGACGGACACTGGACCACCGTCGTCGCCGCCGCCATCCTGCTGCCCTGA
- the ruvB gene encoding Holliday junction branch migration DNA helicase RuvB, whose translation MREPTIIGGGRRDDDEPKRREPQPESEQGPQADQGDEKLRPQSLAEVVGQRAVAERLAIALSASRKRNEPLPHILFDGPPGLGKTTFATVLHRELGVELNMTSGPALDKKMDVMPYLTNAAEGSILFIDEIHRLPKTVEEFIYPVMEDFRVDVVLGEGMAARTINLPLKKFTIIGATTRSGALSGPLRDRFHMHEHLEFYDPPDLAKIVAINASKLRTTITEDAAWELARRSRGTPRLANARLRWVRDYATARADGHITLALAHDALDMQEIDAEGMDRQDRRYLETLIGVFKGGPTGVDAIAATMNLAVDTLSDEVEPYLLRREYIIRTPRGRRATAAAYRHLNLPEPLVIEPDLSVFDQRRMFD comes from the coding sequence ATGAGAGAGCCCACGATCATCGGCGGCGGCAGGCGTGACGACGACGAGCCCAAGCGGCGCGAGCCCCAGCCGGAATCCGAGCAAGGGCCGCAGGCCGATCAGGGGGACGAAAAGCTGAGGCCGCAGAGCCTCGCCGAGGTCGTCGGCCAGCGCGCCGTGGCCGAGCGACTGGCGATCGCGCTGTCCGCCTCGCGCAAGCGCAACGAGCCCCTGCCGCACATCCTCTTCGACGGCCCCCCGGGTCTGGGCAAGACCACCTTCGCCACGGTCTTGCACAGGGAGCTGGGCGTCGAGCTGAACATGACGAGCGGCCCGGCGCTCGACAAGAAGATGGACGTGATGCCCTACCTCACCAACGCGGCCGAGGGCTCCATCCTCTTCATCGACGAGATCCATCGCCTCCCCAAGACAGTCGAGGAGTTCATCTACCCGGTGATGGAAGACTTCCGGGTCGACGTCGTCCTGGGCGAAGGGATGGCCGCCCGGACGATCAACCTACCGCTGAAGAAGTTCACGATCATCGGCGCCACCACCCGCAGCGGAGCCCTTTCCGGGCCGCTCCGCGACCGCTTCCACATGCACGAGCATCTGGAATTCTACGACCCGCCCGACCTGGCCAAGATCGTCGCGATCAACGCATCCAAGCTCCGCACGACGATCACCGAGGATGCCGCCTGGGAACTCGCCCGCCGCAGCCGAGGCACCCCGCGCCTGGCCAACGCCCGCCTGCGCTGGGTGCGTGACTATGCCACGGCTCGCGCCGACGGCCACATCACCCTGGCCCTGGCGCACGACGCCCTCGACATGCAGGAAATCGACGCTGAGGGGATGGACCGTCAGGACCGCCGCTACCTGGAGACCCTCATCGGCGTCTTCAAAGGGGGGCCCACCGGGGTCGACGCCATCGCCGCCACGATGAACCTGGCCGTCGACACCCTCTCCGACGAGGTCGAGCCCTACCTCCTCCGCCGCGAATACATCATCCGGACCCCCCGCGGCCGACGAGCCACCGCCGCCGCCTATCGCCATCTCAACCTTCCCGAGCCCCTCGTCATCGAGCCCGACCTGAGCGTCTTCGACCAGCGCCGGATGTTCGATTGA
- a CDS encoding L-threonylcarbamoyladenylate synthase: protein MDPAETRLITVDRDAPQASAIDEAARALRRGELVAFATETVYGLGADALDPDAVARIFAAKGRPATNPLIVHAADVDGARACVSAWPDDAQTLAEAFWPGPLTLVLPASANIPPIVTAGRSTVGIRIPRPEVARALIRAAGRPIAAPSANRSNGVSPTLAEHVRKDLDGRIAMILDSGPAEVGLESTVLDLSGVTPVVLRPGQVSSAEIAAILGRPVFESTVHAPASGPYGLASPGQLAVHYAPRTPADWVERLDEGVARAEQEAGVGLLVIGRTVERGSGTILSLETPEQAARELYATLHAWDELGLSRIVIVPPPDLPEWRAIRDRLRRATGPR from the coding sequence GTGGACCCCGCCGAAACCCGCCTGATCACCGTCGATCGCGACGCCCCGCAGGCGTCCGCGATCGACGAGGCGGCGCGGGCCCTGAGGCGGGGCGAACTCGTCGCCTTCGCCACCGAGACGGTTTACGGCCTGGGGGCCGACGCACTCGACCCCGACGCCGTCGCCCGGATCTTCGCCGCCAAAGGTCGACCGGCGACCAACCCCCTGATCGTGCACGCCGCCGACGTGGACGGGGCCCGGGCCTGCGTCTCGGCCTGGCCCGACGACGCCCAGACCCTGGCCGAGGCCTTCTGGCCGGGACCGCTCACGCTCGTCCTGCCCGCCTCGGCGAACATCCCGCCGATCGTGACCGCCGGACGGTCGACCGTCGGCATCCGCATCCCCAGACCCGAGGTCGCCCGTGCCCTGATCAGGGCCGCAGGTAGGCCGATCGCCGCCCCCAGCGCGAATCGATCGAACGGCGTCTCGCCCACCTTGGCCGAGCACGTCCGCAAAGACCTGGACGGGCGAATTGCCATGATCCTGGACAGCGGACCGGCCGAAGTCGGGCTCGAATCCACGGTCCTGGACCTCTCGGGCGTCACCCCGGTCGTGCTCCGACCTGGCCAGGTTTCCTCGGCCGAGATCGCCGCGATCCTGGGCCGACCGGTCTTCGAATCGACCGTGCATGCTCCGGCTTCAGGCCCGTACGGGCTGGCAAGCCCGGGACAGCTCGCGGTCCATTACGCGCCGAGGACGCCGGCCGACTGGGTCGAACGTCTCGATGAGGGCGTCGCCCGGGCAGAACAGGAGGCTGGGGTCGGGCTCCTCGTCATCGGTCGGACGGTTGAACGCGGATCGGGGACGATCCTCTCCCTGGAAACTCCCGAGCAGGCTGCCCGCGAGCTGTATGCGACGCTACACGCCTGGGACGAGCTTGGCCTATCGCGGATCGTGATCGTCCCGCCCCCCGACCTGCCCGAGTGGAGGGCGATCCGCGACCGACTCCGCCGCGCGACCGGCCCTCGGTGA
- a CDS encoding addiction module protein translates to MDYQSILEEVETWPVDERLRLADEIWRRTPGEREDSELSDAWKAELLLRIDEMDSNPDAGIPWEVIRAETLKRLRP, encoded by the coding sequence ATGGATTACCAATCGATCCTCGAAGAGGTCGAGACCTGGCCCGTCGACGAACGCCTACGGCTGGCCGATGAGATCTGGCGCCGGACCCCCGGCGAGCGAGAAGACTCGGAGCTATCCGACGCGTGGAAGGCGGAATTGCTTCTCCGGATCGACGAGATGGACAGTAACCCGGACGCTGGCATCCCCTGGGAAGTCATCAGGGCCGAGACCCTGAAGCGACTCAGGCCGTGA
- a CDS encoding type II toxin-antitoxin system RelE/ParE family toxin: MNLPVILGPPAALEFKAGVDWYEREAGLGEAFLDRVNETLDRIGRMPELHAPIFAGIRRARVERFPYHVFYRILEDRVEVLAIHHSSRDPKNWKDRA, encoded by the coding sequence GTGAATCTGCCTGTCATCCTCGGCCCTCCGGCCGCCCTGGAATTCAAGGCCGGGGTCGACTGGTATGAGCGTGAAGCAGGGCTGGGCGAGGCGTTCCTCGATCGCGTGAACGAGACCTTGGATCGAATCGGGCGAATGCCCGAGTTGCATGCCCCCATCTTCGCGGGCATCCGTCGCGCTCGGGTCGAACGGTTTCCCTACCACGTCTTCTATCGGATCCTTGAAGACCGGGTCGAAGTGCTCGCGATTCACCACAGCAGCCGCGATCCGAAGAACTGGAAAGACCGGGCGTGA
- a CDS encoding sugar phosphate nucleotidyltransferase has product MQITKAVITAAGRGGRQYPTSDTVQKAMLPLVDRDGRTKPTLQIIAEEALASGIEELCVVTAPGDEERYRRHFQSYATGLLSDDPADGDGAEQSRIMAELGRRLRFAVQPEPEGYGHAVWCARDFIGDEPFLLLLGDHVYVSHEDRSCARQLLDLAAAEGCSVSAVQATREHRINQFGTLSGRRLSERHDVYQIDEIIEKPTLTQAELKLHVPGLRVGHYLCFFGMHVLTPATIDLLGDLVGRGRREGVQIQLTTALNELASRERYLALETRGSRYNLGVKYGTVEAQIALSLAGVDREPFLAGLLESVIRIDQAAT; this is encoded by the coding sequence ATGCAGATCACCAAGGCGGTCATCACCGCGGCGGGCCGCGGCGGCCGGCAGTATCCCACTTCGGACACCGTCCAGAAGGCGATGCTGCCGCTGGTCGACCGCGACGGCCGGACCAAGCCGACGCTCCAGATCATCGCCGAGGAGGCCCTGGCCAGCGGGATCGAGGAGCTCTGCGTCGTCACCGCGCCCGGCGACGAGGAGCGCTACCGCCGCCACTTCCAGTCGTATGCCACCGGCCTGCTCTCCGACGACCCGGCCGACGGCGACGGGGCCGAGCAGTCGAGGATCATGGCCGAGTTGGGCCGCCGGCTCCGGTTCGCCGTGCAGCCCGAGCCCGAGGGCTACGGCCACGCCGTCTGGTGCGCCCGCGACTTCATCGGCGATGAGCCCTTCCTGCTGCTGCTGGGCGACCACGTCTACGTCTCGCATGAAGACCGCAGCTGCGCCCGCCAGTTGCTGGACCTGGCCGCCGCGGAAGGCTGCTCGGTCTCGGCCGTGCAGGCCACCCGCGAGCACCGGATCAACCAGTTCGGCACGCTTTCCGGCCGCAGGCTTTCGGAGCGGCACGACGTCTACCAGATCGACGAGATCATCGAGAAGCCCACGCTCACGCAGGCCGAGCTGAAGCTGCACGTCCCGGGCCTCCGCGTCGGCCACTACCTCTGCTTCTTCGGCATGCACGTCCTGACGCCCGCGACCATTGACCTCCTGGGCGACCTGGTCGGCCGCGGCCGCCGCGAGGGGGTCCAGATTCAGCTGACCACCGCGCTGAACGAGCTGGCCTCTCGCGAGCGTTACCTGGCCCTGGAGACGCGCGGGTCGCGGTACAACCTGGGGGTCAAGTACGGCACCGTCGAGGCCCAGATCGCCCTGTCGCTGGCCGGGGTCGACCGCGAGCCGTTCCTCGCCGGCCTCCTCGAGTCGGTGATCCGCATCGACCAGGCCGCCACCTGA
- a CDS encoding zinc ribbon domain-containing protein, whose product MSVAIERCSSCNSMVDIEDLFCPTCGREVPEPIGRALSRMPLGVKNFECRNCGATMSYDAGARDLKCPFCASVDLVDDGTKGILAPDCVLPFALDVGDAEKRLRDWLGSSVWHPGDLKSGAQIFELRRVYVPFWVVSTDYSTRWTADTSDVAPGSRASWAPIRGNQAGHYDDLWVPASEAVPLDELDSIGPFDLESALPPDKADLEHATIEQFARTRRQARPLVQRRVEDLETWASAKRVPGQARNVRVNVVLSGTTSRAALAPVYILAYRYRKASYRFLVNGQTGRSAGTSPVSAPRIAAAVLAVIVIVVLLIWAASQSS is encoded by the coding sequence ATGAGCGTGGCCATCGAGCGTTGTTCGTCCTGCAACTCGATGGTCGACATCGAGGATCTCTTCTGCCCGACCTGCGGCCGGGAAGTTCCCGAGCCCATCGGGCGGGCCCTGAGCCGCATGCCCCTGGGAGTGAAGAACTTCGAGTGCCGAAACTGCGGCGCCACCATGAGCTACGACGCCGGGGCACGCGACCTGAAGTGCCCCTTCTGCGCATCGGTGGACCTCGTCGACGACGGGACCAAGGGGATCCTCGCCCCCGATTGCGTCCTCCCGTTCGCTCTCGACGTCGGCGATGCCGAGAAACGCCTGCGCGACTGGCTCGGGTCGAGCGTCTGGCATCCCGGCGACCTGAAGTCGGGGGCCCAGATCTTCGAGCTGCGTCGCGTGTATGTCCCGTTCTGGGTCGTCTCCACCGACTACTCCACTCGCTGGACCGCCGACACGAGCGATGTCGCCCCCGGCTCGCGGGCCTCCTGGGCACCGATCCGAGGCAATCAGGCGGGTCACTACGACGACCTCTGGGTTCCCGCCAGCGAGGCCGTCCCGCTCGACGAGCTGGACTCGATCGGCCCGTTCGATCTCGAGTCGGCCCTCCCTCCCGACAAGGCCGACCTGGAACACGCCACTATCGAGCAGTTCGCCCGAACTCGCCGCCAGGCCAGACCTTTGGTTCAGCGAAGGGTCGAGGATCTGGAGACCTGGGCCTCGGCTAAACGTGTCCCCGGCCAGGCGCGCAATGTCCGGGTCAATGTCGTGCTGAGCGGCACCACCTCGCGTGCCGCGCTTGCCCCCGTCTACATCCTGGCCTACCGCTACCGAAAGGCCTCGTACCGGTTCCTCGTCAACGGCCAGACCGGCCGCTCCGCCGGGACGTCCCCCGTCTCGGCCCCTCGCATCGCCGCTGCGGTCCTGGCCGTCATCGTCATCGTCGTGCTGCTCATCTGGGCCGCCTCTCAATCATCCTGA
- the speY gene encoding deoxyhypusine synthase yields the protein MTTPEGEASPALHKVSKHRIAPPAVTGDVAAADLIDGAFLSYNAGRLREVCQVFTRKMLQPDCTVGLTLSGALTPAGLGMSCLIPLIRAGFVDWIVSTGANLYHDTHYALDLPLHQSGPNLDDFKLREHDIIRIYDIVFDYKTLLDTDAFYRTLIESEPFAKSMGTAEFHNLVGAYLHERSVKLGRPANSLLAAAYEAGVPIYTSSPGDSSIGMNLAALSLQGSALQIDTLRDVNETAAIVYDAKKGGGASAVLILGGGSPKNFILQTEPQIQEVLGLDESGHDYFLQVTDARPDTGGLSGATASEAMTWGKVDPERLPDSVTCYTDTTIALPLLTAYALARHEPRPLKRLYDRREVIYEALRSEYLKRHHQGDGPSIEARKRPANPA from the coding sequence ATGACGACGCCCGAAGGCGAAGCTTCCCCCGCGCTGCACAAGGTCAGCAAGCATCGGATCGCCCCCCCGGCCGTGACCGGCGATGTGGCCGCGGCCGACCTGATCGACGGCGCCTTCCTGAGCTACAACGCCGGGCGGCTCCGCGAGGTCTGCCAGGTCTTCACCCGCAAGATGCTCCAGCCCGACTGCACCGTCGGCCTGACGCTCTCGGGCGCCCTGACCCCCGCCGGGCTGGGGATGAGCTGCCTGATCCCCTTGATCCGCGCCGGATTCGTCGACTGGATCGTCTCAACAGGCGCAAACCTTTATCACGATACGCATTACGCTCTCGACCTGCCGCTCCACCAGAGCGGCCCGAACCTCGACGACTTCAAGCTGCGTGAGCACGACATCATCCGGATCTACGACATCGTCTTCGACTACAAGACGCTGCTCGACACGGATGCGTTCTACCGGACCCTGATCGAGAGCGAGCCGTTCGCCAAGAGCATGGGGACGGCCGAGTTCCACAACCTGGTGGGGGCCTATCTCCACGAGCGTTCCGTCAAGCTGGGTCGGCCCGCCAATAGCCTGCTGGCCGCGGCCTACGAGGCTGGGGTGCCGATTTATACGTCGAGCCCCGGCGACAGCTCGATCGGCATGAACCTGGCCGCGCTCAGCCTCCAGGGAAGCGCCCTGCAAATCGACACCTTGCGGGACGTGAACGAGACGGCCGCGATCGTGTACGACGCCAAGAAGGGGGGCGGGGCCTCGGCCGTCCTGATCCTGGGCGGCGGCAGTCCCAAGAACTTCATCCTCCAGACCGAACCGCAGATTCAGGAAGTCCTGGGCCTGGACGAGAGCGGTCACGACTACTTCCTGCAAGTCACCGACGCGAGGCCGGATACCGGCGGTCTCTCGGGCGCAACTGCCAGCGAGGCCATGACCTGGGGCAAGGTCGACCCCGAGCGTCTGCCCGATAGCGTGACCTGCTACACCGACACCACCATCGCGCTGCCCTTGCTGACCGCCTATGCCCTGGCCCGTCACGAGCCGAGGCCCTTGAAGCGACTGTACGACCGCCGCGAGGTGATCTACGAGGCTCTCCGTTCGGAGTATCTGAAGCGTCACCATCAGGGCGACGGCCCGAGCATCGAGGCCCGCAAGCGGCCCGCAAACCCGGCCTGA
- a CDS encoding SDR family oxidoreductase codes for MSDSAADTVLVTGGAGFIGSHLVTALVEAGRTVRVIDNLSTGHRINLIALRGKYELIEADLANFDACRRAVEGVSTVFHLAAIPSVPLSMLEPLRSFTSGPLATQNLLEASRLAGVRRVVFSASSSAYGETEELPKHEAMMPRPLSPYAVGKVTGEYLVRVYAQSMGLDGVSLRYFNIFGPRQDPSSPYSGVISLFAKAIMHGVRPTIYGDGQQTRDFTYVANAVKANLLAMEAPGPLGGEVYNVGTGRQISLVDLINAINHLLHTDIQPIFAPPRAGDVRHSLASLDRARAGLGYEPSIDFEAGLKRTVNWFRSAGEVIS; via the coding sequence ATGAGCGATTCAGCGGCGGACACAGTCCTCGTCACCGGAGGCGCCGGATTCATCGGCAGCCACCTCGTCACCGCGCTCGTCGAGGCCGGCCGCACAGTCCGGGTCATCGACAACCTCTCCACCGGCCACCGCATCAACCTCATCGCGCTGCGGGGGAAGTACGAGCTGATCGAGGCCGACCTGGCCAACTTCGACGCCTGCCGCAGGGCCGTCGAGGGGGTGAGCACCGTCTTCCACCTCGCGGCGATCCCCAGCGTCCCGCTGTCGATGCTGGAACCGCTGAGGTCATTCACCAGCGGGCCGCTCGCCACCCAGAACCTGCTGGAAGCCTCACGCCTCGCCGGCGTCCGCCGCGTCGTCTTCTCCGCCTCGTCGAGCGCCTACGGCGAGACCGAGGAGCTGCCCAAGCACGAGGCCATGATGCCCAGGCCACTCAGCCCATACGCCGTGGGGAAGGTGACCGGCGAGTACCTGGTGAGGGTCTACGCGCAGTCGATGGGCCTGGACGGCGTGAGCCTCCGCTACTTCAACATCTTCGGCCCCCGCCAGGACCCCAGCAGCCCCTACAGCGGCGTGATCTCCCTGTTCGCCAAGGCCATCATGCACGGGGTCAGGCCCACGATCTACGGCGACGGACAGCAGACGCGAGACTTCACCTACGTGGCCAACGCCGTGAAGGCCAACCTCCTGGCCATGGAGGCACCCGGGCCCCTCGGCGGCGAGGTCTACAACGTCGGCACCGGCCGCCAGATTAGCCTCGTCGACCTCATCAACGCGATCAATCACCTGCTCCACACCGACATCCAGCCCATCTTCGCCCCCCCGCGAGCCGGCGACGTCCGCCACTCGCTCGCCTCGCTCGACCGCGCCCGAGCCGGCCTCGGCTATGAGCCTTCGATCGACTTCGAGGCCGGCCTGAAGCGCACCGTCAACTGGTTCCGGTCCGCCGGGGAGGTCATCTCATGA
- a CDS encoding UTP--glucose-1-phosphate uridylyltransferase → MAASAPGPIPLVETICAVDPAARDRPLRDLIAGRGVDEILLACEDLEAFRRGSANLYHRVRASMFLHALYRYAIQEAPGVDPAGTIPLDGIKDLLDRRFEGAIASFRSASRAQGMNGTLASALAQAYEQVTYQTLADQVRKSVRGSRGNRWMFRVGVAEEHTIRVRRPLLARDPDTGLFPILVERTPVRMDLSHSAWSDIFFLGMDYPEGARVLNISVDLGVHGRDPHPSPPIETRLRVIAEPVLRLTSIDLNACKDVSTLEELFNFGNDYLGLVKAGVIASGLIPSSLEGTSARLGDLLGRIVRPGYGLEIVSMVRDIPKGSRLAVSTNLLASLISLLMRATGQAKNLGGPLEPAEAPVVVSRAILGEWLGGSGGGWQDSGGIFPGVKVIKGVVTDEHDPEAGVSRGRLLPAHELLDDGGPSSVGFHKALAESLVLVHGGMAQNVGPILNMVTEKYLLRSEDEWKARAEALDIFEQIVAAVRSADVKALGALTTRNWDGPLKKIIPWVSSQFTEAIIAEARAELGDDFWGFLMLGGMSGGGMGFFVNPARRDDFRGRIAEIMRRTKARLDDALPFAMEPVVYDFRINPAGTSAELMSGPQAMMPPRYYALQVPRMVAEKQAADPLRMADVDHFANQSGDVGELLRVFRTTVNALFPVVRTAGDAPGDWDRQAEAIRRENGFDHTQHAQLRDDLQRGRIGLSRNRLPVNTDIEDAADSDLVDARGPAPASTRRLGEAALREGRVAVVSLAAGVGSRWTTGAGVVKAINPFVDLEGRHRNFLELHLAKTLKLSREYAATIPHVVTTSYLTHGAIARHLEHTGRYGHVGPVILSPGQSIGQRLVPMTRDLTFLWEESSHETLDENKQKVREAGRRAILDWARSKGEGSDYVDNVPIQRFNPPGHFYEVPNMLRNGVLAGLLAKQPGLTWLMVHNIDTLGARPDPDTLGRVIEAGAALAFEVIPKRIEDRGGGLARVDGRLRLLEGLAQPREETEFKLKYYNTLTSWVNVDALLGAFGLTRDDLASDPAKVAQAVRTLASRLPTYVTIKDVKRRWGHGQEDVFPVVQFEKLWGDLTSLPDIHSAFLAVDRRRGQQLKDTAQLDGWANDGSREYIRSLCDFGS, encoded by the coding sequence GTGGCGGCGAGTGCCCCAGGCCCGATCCCCCTCGTCGAGACGATCTGCGCCGTCGACCCCGCAGCGCGAGACCGGCCGCTGCGCGACCTGATCGCGGGCCGAGGCGTCGACGAGATCCTGCTCGCCTGCGAGGACCTGGAGGCGTTCCGCCGAGGCTCGGCGAACCTCTATCATCGGGTCCGGGCCTCGATGTTCCTGCACGCGCTCTACCGCTACGCCATCCAGGAGGCCCCGGGGGTCGACCCCGCCGGCACCATCCCGCTCGACGGGATCAAAGACCTGCTCGACCGCCGGTTCGAGGGCGCGATCGCCTCGTTCCGCTCCGCCTCGCGGGCCCAGGGCATGAACGGCACGCTCGCCAGCGCCCTGGCCCAGGCGTATGAGCAGGTGACCTATCAGACGCTGGCCGACCAGGTCCGCAAGTCGGTCCGCGGTAGCCGGGGCAACCGCTGGATGTTCCGCGTCGGCGTGGCCGAGGAGCACACCATCCGCGTCCGCCGGCCGCTGCTGGCCCGCGACCCCGACACCGGCCTGTTCCCGATCCTGGTCGAGCGCACCCCCGTGCGCATGGACCTCTCCCACAGCGCCTGGTCCGACATCTTCTTCCTCGGGATGGACTACCCCGAGGGCGCGCGCGTCCTGAACATCTCCGTCGACCTGGGCGTCCACGGCCGTGATCCGCACCCGTCCCCGCCCATCGAGACCCGCCTGCGCGTTATCGCCGAGCCGGTGCTGAGGCTCACCAGCATCGACCTCAACGCATGCAAGGACGTGTCGACGCTGGAGGAGCTGTTCAACTTCGGCAATGACTATCTCGGGCTGGTCAAGGCCGGCGTCATCGCCTCGGGCCTCATCCCGTCGTCGCTGGAGGGGACCTCGGCGCGGCTGGGCGACCTGCTCGGCCGGATCGTCCGCCCGGGCTATGGCCTGGAAATCGTCAGCATGGTCCGCGACATCCCCAAGGGGTCGCGCCTGGCCGTCTCGACGAACCTGCTCGCCTCGCTGATCAGCCTTTTGATGCGTGCCACCGGACAGGCGAAGAACCTCGGCGGCCCGCTCGAACCGGCCGAGGCCCCCGTCGTCGTCTCGCGGGCCATCCTCGGCGAGTGGCTCGGTGGCTCGGGCGGCGGCTGGCAAGACTCGGGCGGGATCTTCCCCGGCGTCAAGGTCATCAAGGGGGTGGTCACCGACGAGCACGACCCCGAGGCCGGCGTCAGCCGGGGCCGGCTCCTCCCCGCGCATGAATTGCTCGACGACGGCGGGCCCTCCTCGGTCGGATTCCACAAGGCCCTGGCCGAGAGCCTCGTGCTGGTCCACGGCGGGATGGCCCAGAATGTCGGGCCGATCCTCAACATGGTCACGGAGAAGTACCTCCTGCGCAGCGAGGACGAGTGGAAGGCCCGTGCCGAGGCGCTCGACATCTTCGAGCAGATCGTCGCCGCAGTCCGCTCCGCCGACGTCAAGGCGCTGGGCGCCCTGACGACCAGGAACTGGGACGGCCCGCTCAAGAAGATCATCCCCTGGGTCAGCAGCCAGTTCACCGAGGCCATCATCGCCGAGGCCAGGGCCGAGCTAGGCGACGACTTCTGGGGCTTCCTGATGCTCGGCGGCATGTCCGGCGGCGGCATGGGCTTCTTCGTGAATCCGGCCCGCCGGGACGACTTCCGGGGCCGGATCGCCGAGATCATGCGCCGGACCAAGGCGAGGCTCGACGACGCGCTGCCGTTCGCCATGGAGCCGGTCGTTTATGACTTCAGGATCAACCCGGCCGGCACCAGCGCCGAGCTGATGTCGGGACCGCAGGCGATGATGCCGCCCCGATATTACGCCCTGCAAGTCCCCAGGATGGTCGCCGAGAAGCAGGCCGCCGACCCCCTGCGGATGGCCGACGTCGACCACTTCGCCAACCAGAGCGGCGATGTCGGCGAGTTGCTCAGGGTCTTCCGCACGACCGTCAACGCTCTCTTCCCCGTCGTCCGCACGGCCGGCGACGCGCCGGGCGACTGGGACCGCCAGGCCGAGGCCATCCGCCGCGAGAACGGGTTCGACCACACCCAGCACGCGCAACTCCGCGACGACCTGCAGCGCGGCAGGATCGGCCTCTCGCGCAACCGGCTCCCCGTCAACACCGACATCGAGGACGCGGCCGACTCCGACCTCGTCGACGCCCGGGGCCCGGCTCCCGCATCGACCCGACGACTGGGTGAGGCCGCCCTTCGCGAGGGCAGGGTCGCCGTCGTCTCGCTCGCCGCCGGAGTCGGCAGCCGCTGGACCACCGGCGCAGGGGTCGTCAAGGCCATCAACCCGTTCGTCGACCTCGAAGGGCGGCACCGCAACTTCCTGGAGCTGCACCTGGCCAAGACGCTCAAGCTCTCCAGGGAATACGCCGCGACCATCCCGCACGTCGTCACCACCAGCTACCTCACCCACGGCGCCATCGCCCGCCACCTGGAGCACACCGGCCGGTATGGCCACGTCGGGCCGGTCATCCTCTCGCCCGGCCAGTCGATCGGCCAGCGGCTGGTGCCGATGACCCGCGACCTGACGTTCCTCTGGGAAGAGTCGTCGCACGAGACCCTCGACGAGAACAAGCAGAAGGTGCGCGAGGCCGGCCGCCGCGCCATCCTCGACTGGGCCCGCTCCAAGGGCGAAGGGTCCGACTACGTCGATAACGTCCCGATCCAGCGGTTCAACCCCCCGGGGCACTTCTACGAGGTGCCCAACATGCTGCGCAACGGGGTCCTGGCCGGCCTCCTGGCGAAGCAGCCCGGCCTCACCTGGCTGATGGTCCACAACATCGACACCCTGGGCGCACGCCCCGACCCCGACACACTCGGCCGGGTGATCGAGGCGGGCGCCGCGCTCGCCTTCGAGGTCATCCCCAAGCGCATCGAGGACCGGGGCGGCGGCCTCGCACGCGTCGACGGCCGCCTGCGGCTGCTCGAGGGCCTGGCGCAGCCGCGCGAGGAGACCGAGTTCAAGTTGAAATATTACAACACGCTCACAAGTTGGGTGAACGTCGACGCCCTCCTCGGCGCCTTCGGCCTGACCCGCGACGACCTCGCGTCCGACCCCGCCAAGGTCGCCCAGGCCGTCAGGACGCTCGCCTCGCGACTCCCCACCTATGTGACGATCAAGGACGTGAAGCGGCGATGGGGACACGGCCAGGAGGACGTCTTCCCCGTCGTCCAGTTCGAGAAGCTCTGGGGCGACCTCACCTCGCTGCCCGACATCCACTCCGCCTTCCTCGCCGTCGACCGCCGCCGCGGCCAGCAATTAAAGGACACCGCGCAGCTCGACGGCTGGGCGAACGACGGCAGTCGCGAGTATATTCGTTCGCTGTGCGACTTCGGATCATGA